The Sardina pilchardus chromosome 24, fSarPil1.1, whole genome shotgun sequence nucleotide sequence AAACTGAGACCAAACCTACGccttttacagtaggctatatgattGGGATAATTACCCACCTGATCGGAAAAAGACGATTTGACCCAGAGATAGATGATCGATAGCCTAGATGTTCTGACCAAAGGGTAGGTGATGACAGTTGATACCAAGCGTGTGTCGAAAATGACAAGCCCGTATCCATAAATGCCTGTGAGGCGTAGGCTAAAGCAGTAGGCCAGGCCTACTTTACCATAATGATTGGTCGGTCGAAAGACTCCAGGAATTAGAATGCAAAGAGTCCCATTGCGATTCGTTCAGCAGACAACGGAGTCTCGCGGCAGCTCCGGTTCTTTAGTCTAAATAGAAGTGTGAACAGAGACGGCTGATAAAACGGGACGATTCATAAGAGGGTGACGGTCCTTTCAAATCCCTTGTTAACTAATGAAGTGTGAAGTTTCGTTTAAACTAATTCACAGGCATACCCAGCAAAATCCTTCCTTAAAAGATACAAGCAGGATATGTAGTCTAAATACTCGTTTTGTATTAGCACTGATGAAAAAGTGTCACATCTTTTTTGGTCTCCATACTAAATTCTGGTCAGAGTTCCTAAAATTAATTCATGTCATattgccgtttttttttttcagtcgctaacaagcgtttgtccaagCAGTAGGCtagtcacattttcaaaaacacaaTTAGCACAGCATTAGCACTTCATTGTATATTGTATTTCTGTGTGAATACCACCATAGGAGCAAATTGGTTCTACACCATTCTTTTCTGGTCTTATGACTGAGTTTAGAAATTACATTGATTCAATGAAGTACTCAAAAATACTAAGGCCATATACGGTTCTATGTGTGACCTTAAGgtttatcaatgtgttttctTCTTCCTCCAAAGTTAAATTATTTATCACGTGTCCGAAAGAGTGTTTCATTGGTATCACACATAATAAAatgctatagcctactttaggcCTAAATGGACATatggatgatggtgatggacaTGTTTATTTAGTCCGGAGTCCGGAACTTCTACCATTACTTTCCATTGGCAAATCCTTTTTAAATTAATATTGGTAACTAACTACAAAAtctttgatatactgtatatctttttTAGGGCACATGCTTTTCTCTATCTACACCACTTCCTTAGGTGAGAtcattcgctctcatggatttaattatcattgctatgctgacgacactcaactttagGCCCTACCTAtctttcccacctgaggactccagtgtttcccatcggatttCTGCATGACTAAAGAATATCTCTATCGGCACCTCCAGCTTAATCtctcaaaaactgagctcttggtgtttcctgcaaaaacagccattccccaacagatgaacatccagcttgattcatcttCACTGATTCCGACTAGATGTGCCTAGAtgtgcataggcctactggacaTTTTCCTGGTGGGCCGGCGTAGGCTATCTCTGGGGCGATCAaattaaataattattttttattgttatttcaaAACATGGGCAACAATCCGCCCAAAGTAAGGACAGTCAATGGCCCATTGGTTATTTTTCTATACTGACACTCTCCacagttgggaagttatggtaggccaactAAAGTGAGCACAGAGGAGATTCTTTCTCTACTCGTAGCAGAATAGACATACACCTTCAGCTGCCACTGGCTACAGATCGCTAATAATTTGCCAGCGCTTCAGCTCCATGTCATTTCAAAAGTGGACAGACAAAGCCTACTTAAAgctaaacaaaaaaatatttgtaggCCTATGAGTGCGCTTCATGATGTTGCTTATCAAAGGAGACGCAGCCGGACTCTTTCAGAGTGTCCCAATAAAAGCACGGAATAGATTCATATCATCGATAATCGTTCACATTTAACAGGCTAATGACAACCACTGTCCCTCTGGAGTGAGGAGTCACGTGCCGATTTGGGAGAGGTCTGAGCCGTGTACATTTAGAATTTATTATTTTGGCGGGACAGAGACAGATCTGCATAATGTCGAGGACAATCTCAACTACTTTTTAGTTAACATTAATGGTTGGTCATTGAGCATTTTCAAAAGAGCCAACAGTTTGTTAGACAGTTAGTGTTAGCTAGGCAGCAACTTCAGATGCACTTCCGGGTTTGCAACAATATAGGCTACACTTCGTAGCTTTAAGAATGTGTGAAAATGAACAGATATCGAAGGGAAAGCCCTTTGAAGGTGACTGGAGCTGCAGAGGAGTCTCCAAAGCACAGGGAAACATAATTCGCATGACTAGGGTATGAATATCATGCGttttgaaaaggaaaaaaaggatgAGGCTAGAGTTGAAGGAATTCTGTCCTGTTGCTGTGAAAGAGAATGCGCAAATGACTGCCACTGACTCACGTACAGTAGACCAGGGGCGCCAGAACGAGTCTCAAAGTGCAGGGGCCAGATAATGAGTGCGGTTCATGACGCTGCTTATCAAAATGGACACATCTCTTTCAACGAATGTAAATGCTGTGTTTGGATGTCCACCAAGCTGAGACTAAACATATGCCCTTGGCAGATAAGCAAGTGGGCGTGTCGGGGAAGCAAAGTTGTGCTTTGTAGATCAGCTATGCCACCAAAGAAGAATATGGACATACAAACATTTTTCACTATGCCGAGTCTAAGTGGGCAAAATAGCCACAACAACTGGCAACTAGGCCTACAACATGACAAGGCATTCAAATGTGGATTCTAGCCTACTGTGAAAAATAGCCTTAACTGTTAAGTATGTTACCAAGGATATTGTCACAGCTAAACCTAGCTTCTGTAATATTTCAACCAAGGTAAGAAGTCATGTTGATTAGGGGTGTGTAGCACGCATACTGTAGCACAACAGAATAGAAGTCATAATGTCACTAACTGATAAATAAGCTACCTTAAGTTAGAATCTTGCAGGTGCAATAAACAATGGACCCAAGACATTTTCGTTTCTATATTCTGTTGGCTAATGTATTTGTAAGTGTAGCCTGAACAATGCAAAAAAGTAAACTATGGTGCATATTAGGGCTGAATGATATGGACAAAATTTCATATCTCGATATTCATGCCAGATATCTCGATACCGATACGATACGATATGACTACGAGTCTGGTGAAAACTAAGCATTtttcagaaaaataaaaacattaccCAAAAAAATGTGGAAAGTGCAGTTCTATTGATGAGAACTCACTGCCAGTCATCAACATTAACAAAAAGTCaccaatgaataaataaaaaatatataacatTTAACTGCAGCTCTGCTTTAACAATAAATAACCAATATGCAGCAGCTGGTGGAAGGTGAAACAGGCTTGTCCAGCGTCCATCTTTTAAAACTACTATTCATGTTACCACTCtatctctttaattcagctgtctggttgaagccttaaaatattgtaaacaaagtagcatagttggctagcttatcatagtctataggctactggttggactgtggTTGGAATGTGTTTAAGTAtcaccccgcgtacacactgtctccgtccgtcaacggatcacggaggttggatctgccgtatgtgtatttgcatacacgcgatccgattggctgacggatccgtcgctgcctgaaaagttgaacatttctcaactttcttgacggaggcaacggagctgaagcgacggacggacccacaatgcatttcgagtccgccccatgcaaagtgaatgagatccgttgacggacggagacagtgtgaatgcggggttaaggtaggctaatacttctTCTCCTTGAGACAGGCTCTTTTgacttttgagtcttggagttgaaaaacattagtATTGGGGAGATTGATTTTAGAGGGAGAGATTTTTTGATTTTATGAAAAACTTTATTTGAGACCAACTTAGGATATCTAcctacgacggcgtattagggccacgtttttttttttttcagagttgtgtggggggggggggcaatattctgagaaaaaagtggcaaatttgcgagAAAAAAGATTTGCCACTTTATAAAGTCGGAAATTTGCGGATCAAATGGGAAGCTAGGCTATAAGCCAGACAGGGTTTTTGTGTTTAATTGGTCGAATTCATCTCGAATTCCTAGCGAATTGTATACTTCTAATGTATTTGTTCGGGGTTAATTTCTTCCTTTTATTGTGTGCTCAAAATTACCCTGGgaagaggagttgggaaggagactcaaacccagctgtgtgtctcacTCGTTTGTGTAGCGCCGAGGCTGTAGGCTAGCCCCCTTGTTGGACTGctctgtctgtttcccctgtgtctcctgtcgtgtgtatgtgcgagagagttgtgtgattgacgactggacgagcgattgactgattagcaatgagtttattgtttttcgagtggacacctcctgctgccccgtgtagcctagcatgtacaacgtcaggataataaatgacccgagtttggaatgacatgtcggcctccccatctcctataacctcccatccctacaatattttccagtaaaccatcaaaaagagaatacaatcagctgtgtcggcgtcaggCTTTCTGGCTACTTTATCAAGCGAGCAATCAACACAGGGCAGAAACCActggttacactgttacacacagactctaTATAATGTGGCAAATCTTCGACCTTaaaaaagtggcaaatttgccactttctactcgcaaatttgccacttttttctcggaatattgcccccccccccacctttgaaaaaaatatacgtggccctaatatgCCGTCGTAGCAAACTGTGTAGTATCATGAAAAAAATTCTGAATTCGAACCCCTTTTTTCCTGTTAGTTTCAGTCAGGAACTTACAGATTTCTTCAGTGCTGTACATGCCAATCATGCTCTCATCACAAGAGTAAGAAACAATACTCGAGTCAGTGGATTAACCATCACTTTCCGTTCCGCTGTAATCCGTGGGACAGATTTTAGACTAGATCCGGTAATTTTAGACTAACCAAATTGATCAATGGCGTTAATAAATGAGAAACCCACTACCAAACACGCATAAATACGGACAAAAGATAGAAATTGTAGAAAGCCACAGACGACAACCAGTCGCGCTCACACTCACCACGCACTCACTccgcacatgcgcacataccTCCTAAAAGGAGTTATGAATGTTGTCAAGGGCTCAGAGTCTTCATCTATGGGGATTTGCCAAAATCCTGATGTAGCGTCCAGCTTTGAAAATACTGCACATTCGGTTCTTGGATCTGCCGGATGACACACATTGAATTTTGAACGTtaaattgcaaaagtaattgaccattaaatgatgaaactgaatattgaaaattgaaatgcaaaatgaattaccatttgaattttgagactaaagtaccatggcaaaatggaatgcaattcaatccatgtttattcaattttttaaccaaaataaatcaaattgatttgatgattgcattgtcacttcACATATTGaatacattttgaaagaaagtattgcaaattgcaatattaaattgcataatgaattggcaattgacccttccagagccacgccctaaaaccgccacaggccaatcgtggcttagcaacccataactaggcaagcaaggcctggcaagctttcgagtttttgccatgttaacctatggagactgcatagcctgtgggccattaagggcatttatttggatgtgtggtgcccccaaacacgtgaaatcacggtgaaataacatgttgaactataaagacatgatatagtttgaaacACGTATTTTTCTAACGttaaattttgcatattgcgtgatatttccataaccgcgagatacgtttcacgatggcaGCAAAAAGTTCTTCACGgacattcaacgagacgtatgtatagcccgtcagcaattctgtctaaaataatacctatttgaagtaccaatcatgttatgttgtcaaatattgacgttatggaagtatagcttaaaacgttatgctagttttgtcccccgcctgtttcattcgtactagcctATGGAGACCCATCGAAAACAACgcgtaccttcgacttttgcttaaataactcatgaacggttttgttcagagctgaaaatgcaactgtagttgacagaggacagatgtagctcgctagtgaccaaatatgagctttcagtgtggtacgatgtctttgtaaattacatttgtttaaaaaatcccgtTTCTCTTCCATTGTAATGGACGGGCAGGGTGCGAAAGcttgacaggcgtagcaacagtaactatggagggcgggacttctggaagggtcaatacGCTACGTGCACGTAACTAAGGAATTCTACTTCCGCGTCTTGAGTGTACGATCGACAATTTCCGGTTACTATAGCAGCAAGCCACAACTGACAGCTGATTTTGTTTGCGGAAACCGCGGAAACATGGCGTTTTTCAGTCGATGTCTACAAGGCCTCCCAAGAATTGACGTAAACGACGTCCATCGCATTGTTGACCATTGTTCACCTGCGCCCGGATGTAAGCGCGAAAAGGGATTTAGATTATACATCTCAAGCTACATCCACAACTTTGAAGGTGAGTAGcgtgataactcagctcttaccAGCCAGATCAGCTGTTAGCGGCTAGATCAGCTGTTAACGTTGACATTGACTAGCTAGCAGACATGTATTTTAACACATCAAACCGTGTCAATATTACGACGTACTTTATTAAATACCTTGTGATGTTGATATGATTAGCAACTggttgtgtgtattttgtatttcCTCTCAGTGTCCAAGAAAGATCCAGTGacaggagtagtgtgtgtgagggcgttaTGTCATCCGTCAATGGACAGATCTAAACCACCTCACAGTTTAAGTGTAGGATGAGTGTAGTGTTAAGATAGCGTTAAGATGGCCCATGTTCCTGGGTTAATCATGTTCTTTTGGTTCTTTGCTCTAGGTTTCAGAGTGTACCTGTAGATCAAATAGACTGCTCCACTGgccacattaaaataaaattatTATTAATCCCTTTACTTGTTTACATGAGAAAAGTTACATTTTTACTAGCTTGTTTAACTAACAGTATACACAAATATTTAATAGCTTGCTTGAGTTGTCCATAAATATGACAAAACAGTAGTGCTActctttaataaataaataaataaataacatctTGTTACAGGTGGGGCTGAAGGACTCAATCCCTGTTGAGCTGGCCCATCACAGCTGTACATGTGTAGCTGGATCAGTGCTCTGTAACCATTGTGTGGCACTACTTTTCCAGTCTGCACATTATTCTCAGCTAGAGATTTCAGTTGTTCCACCAGTGCTGAGCTGTACGGAGAGTGAACAACAGTGGCACAAGCCAAGAACCCTGGCAAGTCTTGGAATAATGTAACAATAATTTCAATactacatctacacacacacatcacatatgcTCATCACTGCTTATGGCCTATATTCATAGGGTGTTAAACCAGGTCCTGTCGAGAAGATGGCTGTGAAGTCTGCCAAACCAAAGCAGAGGACCATGGCTGAGGGAGTAAGGTGAGAATTTGGCAAGTAGTTAGTAATCTATTCATGAATGTGTTAAGTCTGCTTTTCTCAATCAAATCAAGGAAActttgattgttttgttttgttacttgTAGTTATGAAATGATGTATCTTAATGGTGTTTCTCAATTTGTTTCAAATAGGTCCACACTGTACAAAGCCATCAGTGGGGAGTTGCTGGACCTGTCCATTCTCAGAGTGTCAGAGATCTACAAAGAGTTCAACCCTGTTTCTGCACCAACCATTTGTACAATGGGTATCACCTGTGAGGTGCCACTAGTGGACTCTGCACTCGGTTTGGTACAAGCAGGCAGTCCCTTGTCATACCAACAACCCAAGGCAAGAAGTCGCCCTGTTGCTCACCATGACGCTCCACCATGTCCAGATTTGCCATTGGCTGGCTGCAGACTGGAGACATCATGCAGTATGTTTGTTTTCACTGAGCATCAACAGCTGCACTTCAAGTCACTTGAGGTCACCTGGGAGATGGCTAAAAAAATAGAGGACGCAACTAGGGGTCAAAGTACATCAGCAGACTGGCATAGACTGAGAAAACCCAGACTCACTTCCTCACATTTTGGCGAAATATGCCATGCTAAACCATGCACCTTAGATAAGATGGCAGACCGGATGCTCAGAGGGGTCCGTCAGACAGCAGCAATGAAGAGGGGTCTCGAAATGGAAGCTGATGCCATTGAAGAGTACTGCAAGCTCAAGAGGGTGAACTACTACCCTTGTGGCTTCATTATACACCCCGACACTCCATGGCTAGGTACATCCCCAGACGGGGTTGTCTTTGACCCAACAGAAAATACTGAATTCGGCCTTGTGGAAATAAAATGTCCAAATGTTAAGAGCTACGTGGATTATCCACATTTGAAAATGAAAGACGGCAACCTGGAATTGAAGCAGGGTCATGGCTACTACTGGCAGGTGCAGGGTCAGCTGCTCCTAACAGGGATGGAGTGGTGCGATTTTGTGGTGTTTGCGGAGGAAGACACCCTGATTCAAAGAATATACCGGGACAGTGGTGTGATGCaaaaaataagagagagagcagacttcttttttttttacacataccTGCATAAATAtctgctgtaataaaatgaATTATCAGTGCACAGTAACTTCTAAGAACTGTCTTGTTCTTCTTAATATATGCTCATTATAGTGTGAGGCATTCAAGTGGGTTGTTTTAAGTTAATTTAAATTTGTCAAATTaccagaggtgtggactcgagtcatgtgacttggactcgagtcagactcgagtcatgaatttgatgactttagactcgacttgacaaaatataaaaagacttgcaactcgacttggactttaacatcaatgactcggactttcacttggacttgcgcctattgacttgtaaagacttgctacttcccataaaaaaaacgaaagacaaaaagataaaatgtagacacggactgatctatctgtatgtgtgtgcgcctgtgcgtgagacaatgcgcgtatttggcacaaaatccaatcaaatcacttactgtagattgttttgattcgacagcggccaaccacgcggaacaagctAGACATCACGCAGGGCCAGACAACGAACGTGAATGCGCCAGCAAAATGATACCTAAGATTATTTCGTTAAttcgtttgcctacaaaaattacgtggagaccaacaagaaacgattgactgtgtagaacttgttctaaattcctcccagcttcatcctagcctgcttttgacatatgcctggtaggctactatgaaaccaaactggtagcctaccctactgattctgttgtctaattgatggatttaaccacgattaggaTTAGGCTTTTCAGTGCTGTATCtgcgtctttttgtgtacattcacattaaatccattccactaacattaccaggaggagaataggctaccataacgttttattttgagcactggttgttactcatcattggatacatatcaaactccatgacatggtagagtaagttaggCACCCACCAATTacacatgaccaaggaaaaagtgaacgggacaacaaagccatgccacggtaacctacctaaatcatagaagttaacattgcaagatattttctatgacatcagaaatattttctttaccttgtcagttttttgaacattaattttatttaatgaaaacatacagtatatccttgaactatgcatgactatttttctaaccgaatgaaacctaattacgttcacgtacttcttaaagtgacaggcactcaattagacctacacaccaccctgtaatatcattaaagacaagtgtaatcaatatgaggtattcaaatgactgaatatttttagctataagtaattatgcagatcctaaaatactataaattgttaacaaaatatgtcaagtttatgaattcaaaatatgaaatagacacaagacacaccattttctgtgtgtgtggactggaggtttgaacagagactaggattgccactgctgtgagttaTCTGTATCCCCCTTATGGCAATACGGTTTTGCctattgtaatgtaataaacatggtcacacgttataaaactatttcagcttgtgtgggcctatcagtggtttcttaacaaattgaacacatattttaacacatagggcctac carries:
- the LOC134073159 gene encoding uncharacterized protein LOC134073159; the encoded protein is MAVKSAKPKQRTMAEGVRSTLYKAISGELLDLSILRVSEIYKEFNPVSAPTICTMGITCEVPLVDSALGLVQAGSPLSYQQPKARSRPVAHHDAPPCPDLPLAGCRLETSCSMFVFTEHQQLHFKSLEVTWEMAKKIEDATRGQSTSADWHRLRKPRLTSSHFGEICHAKPCTLDKMADRMLRGVRQTAAMKRGLEMEADAIEEYCKLKRVNYYPCGFIIHPDTPWLGTSPDGVVFDPTENTEFGLVEIKCPNVKSYVDYPHLKMKDGNLELKQGHGYYWQVQGQLLLTGMEWCDFVVFAEEDTLIQRIYRDSGVMQKIRERADFFFFYTYLHKYLL